A window of Corallococcus macrosporus DSM 14697 contains these coding sequences:
- a CDS encoding endonuclease domain-containing protein, giving the protein MQPTLDAALLDALDRHARRRAQGIATLSTLVGPPERALRVWTEWLQRRGQSVVLVDGDDVRAVVSAWAAAIARERDLVGDAEAFVARSQPQGQARMLQFRGKTAHQRRVLMEGLTPPQGQSAAWELCRALLESPVSTPSGALPDVVGQAIGRAPLPALQALMAMVPAANTPALRVRSSASDFRALRTAAALCSAAPALTTGCVLSTEVLAEHLRREESHALAMLREGRLDLAEPAPDEDAPEFPEAVVASTAARLRQEGSSAQVVALYESAVRTIASASREANGRARSEAERFLHARLQEHAPTRGLFVLNDTLDLGDGGRALEVDLLCRALHLAVEIDGYFHFRSPDGFRRDRRKDVALQRAGYWVVRFLADDVVTRLEEILETLDTLIATRRGELTGKDASNGKR; this is encoded by the coding sequence TTGCAGCCGACACTGGATGCCGCGCTTCTCGACGCGCTGGACCGCCACGCCCGGAGACGCGCGCAAGGCATTGCAACGCTGAGCACGCTCGTCGGGCCACCGGAGCGGGCGCTGCGTGTCTGGACAGAATGGCTTCAGCGCCGGGGCCAGAGCGTCGTCCTCGTGGACGGCGACGACGTGCGGGCGGTCGTCTCCGCGTGGGCGGCGGCGATCGCCAGGGAGCGGGACCTGGTGGGGGACGCGGAGGCGTTCGTCGCTCGCTCACAGCCCCAGGGGCAGGCCCGGATGCTCCAGTTCCGGGGCAAGACGGCGCACCAGCGGCGGGTGTTGATGGAAGGCCTGACGCCTCCGCAGGGCCAGTCCGCGGCCTGGGAGCTGTGCCGGGCCCTCCTGGAGAGCCCCGTCTCGACGCCGTCCGGTGCCCTCCCGGACGTGGTCGGCCAGGCCATCGGCCGAGCGCCGCTGCCGGCCCTCCAGGCGTTGATGGCCATGGTGCCCGCCGCCAACACGCCGGCCCTGCGCGTCCGGTCCAGCGCCTCCGACTTCCGAGCGCTCAGGACCGCCGCGGCGCTGTGCTCCGCGGCCCCCGCGCTCACCACGGGCTGCGTGCTCTCCACCGAGGTCCTCGCCGAGCACCTCCGGCGCGAGGAGTCGCATGCCCTCGCCATGCTGCGGGAGGGCCGGCTGGACCTGGCGGAGCCGGCGCCCGACGAGGATGCCCCCGAGTTCCCCGAAGCGGTGGTGGCCTCCACGGCCGCCCGGCTCCGGCAAGAGGGCTCGTCCGCGCAGGTGGTCGCGCTCTACGAATCAGCGGTGCGCACCATCGCCTCCGCCTCCCGTGAAGCCAATGGCCGCGCGCGGAGCGAGGCGGAGCGCTTCCTGCACGCCCGGCTCCAGGAGCATGCCCCCACCCGGGGCCTCTTCGTCCTCAATGACACGTTGGACCTGGGTGACGGTGGCCGGGCGCTGGAGGTGGACCTGCTCTGCAGGGCGCTGCACCTGGCCGTGGAGATTGACGGCTACTTCCACTTCCGCAGCCCGGATGGCTTCCGCCGGGACCGGCGCAAGGACGTCGCCCTCCAGCGCGCGGGCTACTGGGTGGTCCGCTTCCTCGCGGACGACGTGGTGACGCGGCTGGAAGAGATTCTGGAAACACTCGACACGTTGATTGCCACCCGCAGGGGTGAGCTCACCGGGAAGGACGCATCGAATGGGAAGCGCTGA
- a CDS encoding bifunctional 3-(3-hydroxy-phenyl)propionate/3-hydroxycinnamic acid hydroxylase encodes MSADIEEVDVVIAGAGPVGVLTANLLGLQGVRVLVLEREAAPHGQPRAFSCDDEALRIYQAAGLLDALKPDLRQGRHVTFTGVGGQPIARLPLGEVDFGYGYTPVWFFHQPLLEKALREGLGRFAGTELRTGTDVESLEQDGAGVTVCYRTSPSGERRRVRARYLVACDGGRSTVRALLGIPMEGRGEQEPWIAICGTVADEDAHPECHVVCDPVRPGFVGRGPLGRFRWEFRLRLGETGEEMTQPGTIRRLIGPYVNPDRVTVERAQLYRFHSLVARRWQVGRTFLAGDAAHQLPPFMGQGLVSGLRDAANLAWKLAWVIQGRAPEALLDTYAVERRPHVRALLDATARLGAVFTSRSTPMAWVRDTVLRGLQAIPAARRFVEGVQFKPAPSIEEGWLLGGRRSGRRAAEGSYLPQPRVRRASGEERLLDDSLGSGFAVLSRGGSPGTEVARELAESLGARAVTVRSAGVPGVDVDSVEDHTGRLSEWFREHGADVAVVRPDRFVFGAVPLARMPELRAALGVEEA; translated from the coding sequence ATGTCGGCGGACATCGAGGAAGTGGATGTGGTCATCGCGGGGGCTGGCCCGGTGGGCGTGCTCACCGCCAACCTCCTGGGACTCCAGGGTGTGCGCGTGCTCGTCCTGGAACGGGAGGCCGCGCCACACGGCCAGCCGCGGGCCTTCTCCTGTGACGACGAGGCCCTGCGCATCTACCAGGCCGCCGGCCTCCTGGACGCGCTGAAGCCGGACCTGCGCCAGGGCCGCCACGTCACCTTCACCGGCGTGGGCGGCCAGCCCATTGCCCGGCTCCCCCTGGGCGAGGTGGACTTCGGCTACGGCTACACGCCCGTCTGGTTCTTCCACCAGCCGCTGCTGGAGAAGGCCCTGCGCGAGGGGCTCGGGCGCTTCGCCGGCACCGAGCTGCGCACCGGCACGGACGTGGAGTCGCTGGAGCAGGACGGCGCGGGCGTCACCGTGTGCTACCGCACGTCCCCTTCGGGCGAGCGGCGCCGGGTGCGCGCCCGCTACCTGGTGGCGTGTGACGGTGGGCGGAGCACGGTCCGCGCGCTGCTCGGCATCCCCATGGAGGGGCGCGGGGAGCAGGAGCCGTGGATTGCCATCTGTGGCACCGTGGCGGACGAGGACGCGCATCCCGAGTGTCACGTCGTCTGCGACCCGGTCCGCCCCGGCTTCGTCGGGCGAGGGCCCTTGGGGCGCTTCCGCTGGGAGTTCCGCCTGCGCCTGGGCGAGACGGGCGAGGAGATGACGCAGCCCGGCACGATTCGCCGCCTGATTGGGCCCTATGTGAATCCGGACCGGGTGACGGTGGAGCGCGCGCAGCTCTACCGCTTCCACTCGCTGGTGGCGCGGCGCTGGCAGGTGGGCCGGACCTTCCTGGCGGGTGACGCGGCCCACCAGCTCCCGCCCTTCATGGGCCAGGGCCTGGTGTCGGGCCTGCGAGACGCGGCGAACCTCGCGTGGAAGCTGGCCTGGGTGATTCAGGGCCGCGCCCCCGAGGCCCTGCTGGACACCTATGCGGTGGAGCGCCGTCCGCACGTGCGCGCCCTGCTCGACGCCACCGCGCGGCTGGGCGCGGTGTTCACCTCGCGCAGCACGCCCATGGCCTGGGTCCGGGACACGGTGCTCCGGGGCCTCCAGGCCATTCCCGCCGCGCGCCGCTTCGTGGAGGGCGTCCAGTTCAAGCCGGCGCCGTCCATTGAAGAAGGATGGCTGCTGGGAGGCCGCCGCTCGGGCCGCAGGGCCGCGGAGGGCAGCTACCTTCCGCAGCCTCGCGTGCGCCGCGCGTCCGGCGAGGAGCGCCTGCTGGATGACAGCCTCGGCTCCGGCTTCGCGGTGCTGAGCCGGGGCGGCAGCCCGGGGACGGAGGTGGCTCGCGAGCTGGCCGAGTCCCTGGGCGCCCGCGCCGTCACCGTGCGCTCCGCGGGGGTGCCGGGGGTGGACGTGGACAGCGTGGAGGACCACACCGGCAGGCTGTCGGAGTGGTTCCGGGAGCATGGCGCGGACGTGGCCGTGGTGCGGCCGGACCGCTTCGTCTTCGGCGCGGTGCCGCTGGCCCGGATGCCCGAGCTGCGCGCGGCGCTGGGTGTCGAAGAGGCGTGA
- a CDS encoding NAD-dependent epimerase/dehydratase family protein, giving the protein MRVLIPGISGGIARQLALHLHARGHQVAGIDTRPWAEAHAAGIQVYRGDVRKRAAEDVFRRWRPEAVVHMATVTAFTVPGKERGRINLDGTKAVFDHCAAHGVKQVLFVGRHTFYGAAPDSPLYHSEDEPPRALEAIPELADLVAADLYAATALWRLPKMTTAVLRLPYTLGAPGTGTLSSFLKGRRVPLVLGYDPLFHVLQEEDVVTALTLALEKQVRGIFNVAGPPPIPLSVIVRETGRTAVPLPAPLLSLLLGRAGLPRLSVGALDHLRFPIVVDNRRLLDATGFEYRHSVADTLRIYRESAPILPAGA; this is encoded by the coding sequence ATGAGGGTGCTGATTCCAGGCATCTCCGGAGGCATCGCCCGCCAGCTCGCGCTGCACCTGCACGCGCGCGGACATCAGGTGGCGGGCATCGACACCCGGCCCTGGGCGGAGGCCCACGCGGCCGGCATCCAGGTGTACCGGGGCGACGTGCGCAAGCGCGCCGCGGAGGACGTCTTCCGCCGCTGGCGCCCCGAGGCCGTGGTGCACATGGCCACCGTCACCGCCTTCACCGTGCCGGGCAAGGAGCGCGGGCGCATCAACCTGGACGGCACCAAGGCGGTGTTCGACCACTGCGCGGCCCACGGCGTGAAGCAGGTCCTCTTCGTGGGGCGGCACACCTTCTACGGCGCCGCGCCGGACTCGCCGCTGTACCACTCCGAGGACGAGCCGCCCCGCGCGCTGGAGGCGATTCCCGAGCTGGCGGACCTGGTGGCCGCCGACCTGTACGCGGCGACCGCGCTGTGGCGCCTGCCGAAGATGACCACGGCCGTGCTGCGGCTGCCCTACACCCTGGGGGCCCCCGGCACCGGCACGCTGTCCTCCTTCCTCAAGGGCCGGCGCGTGCCCCTGGTGCTCGGGTACGACCCGCTGTTCCACGTCCTGCAGGAGGAGGACGTGGTGACGGCGTTGACGCTGGCGCTGGAGAAGCAGGTCCGGGGCATCTTCAACGTGGCCGGCCCGCCGCCGATTCCGCTGTCCGTCATCGTCCGGGAGACGGGGCGCACCGCGGTGCCATTGCCCGCGCCGCTGCTGTCGCTGCTGCTGGGCCGGGCGGGCCTCCCCCGCCTGTCGGTGGGCGCGCTGGACCACCTGCGCTTCCCCATCGTCGTGGACAACCGCCGCCTCCTGGACGCCACGGGCTTCGAGTACCGCCACAGCGTGGCGGACACGCTGCGCATCTACCGCGAATCGGCGCCCATCCTCCCCGCGGGGGCCTAG
- a CDS encoding lysophospholipid acyltransferase family protein produces the protein MALTDSLEARVDRLELPFNEFGVDPYGISKSHVKHALRVFGAIYRYYFRVRCYGVEHIPPRGRGMLVGNHSGGVAVDGAMVLTSTMLEMDPPRLAQGMVERFLHNFPVSSLWASRTGQFIGLPEHARRLLEDDRLLMIFPEGARGTAKLYNERYSLVDFGTGFVRLALQTRSPIIPFAFLGGGSAVPTVFNAYTLGKLLGVPYVPLTPYLLPLPLPVQLEIHYGEPLVFHGTGDEEDHVIEGYVEKVKQRIAGLIERGRAQRHSRRLGRNLLP, from the coding sequence GTGGCCCTGACCGACTCATTGGAAGCCCGGGTGGACCGGCTGGAATTGCCGTTCAACGAATTCGGCGTCGACCCGTACGGCATCTCCAAGTCTCACGTGAAACATGCGCTGCGCGTCTTCGGCGCCATCTACCGCTACTACTTCCGCGTGCGCTGCTACGGCGTGGAGCACATCCCCCCGCGGGGCCGCGGAATGCTCGTGGGCAACCACTCCGGCGGCGTGGCGGTGGACGGCGCCATGGTGCTGACGTCCACCATGCTGGAGATGGACCCGCCCCGGCTGGCGCAGGGCATGGTGGAGCGCTTCCTCCACAACTTCCCCGTGTCCTCGCTGTGGGCCAGCCGCACCGGGCAGTTCATCGGGTTGCCCGAGCACGCCAGGCGGCTGCTGGAAGACGACCGGCTGCTGATGATCTTCCCCGAGGGCGCGCGCGGCACGGCCAAGCTCTACAACGAGCGCTACTCCCTGGTGGACTTCGGCACCGGCTTCGTCCGCCTGGCCCTCCAGACGCGCTCGCCCATCATCCCCTTCGCGTTCCTGGGTGGCGGCTCGGCCGTCCCCACGGTGTTCAACGCGTACACGCTGGGCAAGCTGCTCGGCGTGCCCTACGTCCCGTTGACGCCCTACCTGTTGCCGCTGCCCCTGCCGGTGCAGTTGGAAATCCATTACGGCGAGCCGCTCGTCTTCCACGGCACCGGGGACGAGGAGGACCACGTCATCGAGGGCTATGTGGAGAAGGTGAAGCAGCGCATCGCGGGGCTCATCGAGCGCGGCCGCGCGCAGCGGCACAGTCGGCGGCTGGGGAGGAACCTGCTGCCATGA
- a CDS encoding ABC transporter ATP-binding protein — MTHQDELAIEVKGLVKRFGDVTAVDGVDLDIRRGECVGLLGPNGAGKTTTVEILEGLQTATSGEVRLLGLRWEKDAAALRERIGMTLQETRLVDQLTVEEMVRLFTSFYPRPLEVEALIGLVQLGEKRHARVGKLSGGQKQRLALALGLAGDPEVLFLDEPTTGLDPQSRRALWDVVAQLKARGCTVVLTTHYMDEAEVLCDRLVIIDRGRVIARGTPRDIITSLGAEQVIELEAAPAPDLERLRPLPAVVAAQRHASRITLRVRELHLALPEVLREISAAGGQLLHLSTRRPTLDDVFIDMTGRSLRESAEEKAA, encoded by the coding sequence ATGACACACCAGGACGAACTCGCCATCGAGGTGAAGGGATTGGTCAAGCGCTTCGGCGACGTCACCGCCGTGGACGGAGTCGACCTGGACATCCGCCGCGGCGAGTGCGTGGGCCTCCTGGGCCCCAACGGCGCGGGCAAGACGACCACCGTGGAAATCCTCGAGGGCCTCCAGACGGCCACCTCGGGAGAGGTGCGGCTGCTGGGCCTGCGCTGGGAGAAGGACGCGGCGGCCCTGCGGGAGCGCATTGGCATGACGCTCCAGGAGACGCGGCTGGTGGACCAGCTCACGGTGGAGGAGATGGTCCGGCTGTTCACCTCCTTCTACCCCCGCCCCCTGGAGGTCGAGGCGCTCATCGGGCTGGTGCAACTGGGCGAGAAGCGCCATGCCCGGGTGGGCAAGCTGTCTGGCGGCCAGAAGCAGCGGCTGGCGCTGGCGCTGGGCCTGGCGGGCGACCCGGAGGTGCTCTTCCTGGACGAGCCCACCACGGGCCTGGACCCCCAGTCCCGCCGCGCGTTGTGGGACGTGGTGGCGCAGCTCAAGGCGCGCGGTTGCACCGTGGTGTTGACCACGCATTACATGGATGAGGCCGAGGTGCTGTGCGACCGGCTGGTCATCATCGACCGGGGCCGGGTGATTGCGCGCGGGACGCCGCGGGACATCATCACCTCGCTGGGCGCCGAGCAGGTCATCGAGCTGGAGGCGGCGCCAGCGCCCGACCTGGAGCGGCTGCGCCCGCTGCCGGCGGTGGTGGCCGCCCAGCGGCACGCCAGCCGCATCACCCTGCGCGTGCGGGAGCTGCACCTGGCGCTGCCGGAGGTGCTGCGCGAAATCTCCGCGGCGGGCGGCCAGCTCCTGCACCTGTCCACCCGGCGTCCCACGCTGGATGACGTCTTCATCGACATGACGGGCCGCTCCCTGCGCGAGTCCGCGGAAGAGAAGGCGGCCTGA
- a CDS encoding ABC transporter permease has product MSALGQLVLMRLRMVMRQPEVVFWTFVFPVVTTLFLGLAFRNDALGPVRVAVADGAGAQALVAKLEGVPELSAEVADEVSARRRLARGQLSLVLLPGAVPEALVDPSQPEGRTARLLVAQALAAPEGTPAPEVMKATPVSEPGNRYVDFLIPGLLGLSLMSSSLWVVAGSLVAMRGGKLLKRLAATPMRRSHFFMSYLLARVGFALAEILFFCAFARWLFSVPMFGSYFTLTLVGLAGAMCFASVGVLVATRARTEEAVGGLVNLVSLPMMFVSGVFFASGNFPSWLQPVIRALPLTAINDSLRAVMLEGAGLASLGPPMLVLAVWTVVPLVLALRWFRWT; this is encoded by the coding sequence ATGAGCGCCCTGGGCCAGTTGGTGTTGATGCGGCTGCGCATGGTGATGCGGCAGCCCGAGGTGGTGTTCTGGACGTTCGTCTTCCCCGTCGTCACCACGCTGTTCCTGGGGCTGGCGTTCCGGAACGACGCCCTGGGCCCGGTGCGCGTCGCCGTGGCGGACGGGGCGGGCGCGCAGGCCCTGGTGGCGAAGCTGGAGGGCGTGCCGGAGCTGTCCGCCGAGGTCGCGGATGAGGTCTCCGCCCGGCGGCGGCTGGCGCGCGGGCAGCTCTCCCTGGTGCTGCTGCCGGGCGCGGTGCCGGAGGCGCTGGTGGACCCCAGCCAGCCAGAGGGCCGCACCGCGCGGCTCCTGGTGGCGCAGGCGCTCGCGGCGCCGGAGGGCACCCCCGCTCCCGAAGTGATGAAGGCCACGCCGGTGTCCGAGCCGGGCAACCGCTACGTCGACTTCCTCATCCCCGGGTTGCTGGGCCTGTCGCTGATGTCCAGCAGCCTGTGGGTGGTGGCGGGCTCGCTGGTGGCGATGCGCGGAGGCAAGCTGCTCAAGCGGCTGGCCGCCACGCCCATGCGGCGCTCCCACTTCTTCATGTCCTACTTGCTGGCGCGCGTGGGGTTCGCGCTGGCGGAGATTCTCTTCTTCTGCGCCTTCGCGCGCTGGCTCTTCAGCGTGCCCATGTTCGGCAGCTACTTCACGCTGACGCTCGTGGGGCTCGCCGGGGCGATGTGCTTCGCCTCGGTGGGCGTGTTGGTGGCCACCCGCGCGCGGACGGAGGAGGCGGTGGGCGGGCTCGTCAACCTCGTCTCGCTGCCGATGATGTTCGTCTCCGGCGTCTTCTTCGCGTCCGGGAACTTCCCCTCCTGGTTGCAGCCCGTCATCCGGGCCCTGCCGCTCACGGCCATCAATGACTCGCTGCGGGCCGTCATGCTGGAGGGCGCGGGCCTGGCGTCGCTGGGCCCGCCCATGCTGGTGCTGGCCGTGTGGACCGTCGTGCCATTGGTGCTGGCCCTTCGCTGGTTCCGCTGGACGTAG
- a CDS encoding class I SAM-dependent methyltransferase → MSQPVSAPSPAFVQQLNFHARDASNEAAALQAAFSLGLFGHLPETGAGAPVPLDALAKRVGGTWRGTRSVVEPLVALGFVHLEDGKGYSLPAATAAFLRDEAFTAKLREARRWWHPLALLSQAVRAGGPVAWGGGTWDVLGWYRALFLAPPPSTPSAEARDFHDRFARNPARTLALVAAGELDVLARLVRGPVTLDALARDVGASAEALEVLLGALAAMGIAQAHDAGWGFTEAAGRALDAQSLPYFQRALPATMAYWEALGHLDEAVREQRFRLDLRDPETARRIYQENASRISSIFASHLRLSRQAAALVRSMRPLAQARVLDVGTGSGVWGAAFGLADPTSHVTYLDSPHVLDAVRPHLAKLKLEARSELWAGDCLSVDYGESRFDVILLPQIIPALPSAELPGFFARLARALRPGGLLLISGYLLTDRRDGPLDALYFALRRYVTNEGDVLSLPEFRALLGPVGLTQARGFDMPIQQVVIAHRGDVAWPAAAPAA, encoded by the coding sequence GTGTCACAGCCTGTTTCCGCGCCGTCGCCCGCCTTCGTCCAACAGCTCAACTTCCACGCGCGAGACGCCAGCAACGAGGCCGCGGCGCTCCAGGCCGCCTTCTCGCTCGGCCTCTTCGGACACCTTCCGGAGACGGGCGCGGGCGCGCCGGTGCCTCTGGATGCGCTCGCGAAGCGGGTGGGGGGCACCTGGCGGGGGACGCGCTCCGTCGTCGAGCCGCTGGTGGCGCTCGGCTTCGTCCACCTGGAGGACGGGAAGGGCTACTCGCTGCCCGCGGCGACCGCGGCCTTCCTCCGGGATGAGGCCTTCACCGCGAAACTGCGGGAGGCGAGGCGCTGGTGGCACCCGCTGGCGCTGCTGTCCCAGGCCGTGCGCGCTGGCGGCCCCGTGGCGTGGGGCGGAGGGACGTGGGACGTGCTCGGGTGGTACCGCGCGCTGTTCCTGGCGCCGCCTCCCTCCACCCCGAGCGCGGAGGCCCGGGACTTCCATGACCGCTTCGCCCGGAACCCCGCGCGCACCCTGGCGCTGGTGGCGGCCGGGGAGCTGGACGTGCTGGCCCGCCTGGTGCGTGGGCCCGTCACGCTGGACGCGCTGGCGCGGGACGTGGGCGCTTCCGCCGAGGCGCTGGAGGTGCTGCTCGGCGCCCTGGCGGCCATGGGCATTGCCCAGGCCCATGACGCGGGCTGGGGCTTCACCGAGGCCGCGGGCCGCGCGCTGGACGCCCAGAGCCTGCCGTACTTCCAGCGGGCGCTGCCGGCGACCATGGCCTACTGGGAGGCGCTGGGGCACCTGGACGAGGCGGTGCGCGAGCAGCGCTTCCGGTTGGACCTGCGCGACCCGGAGACGGCGCGGCGCATCTACCAGGAGAACGCCTCGCGCATCTCCAGCATCTTCGCCTCGCACCTGCGGCTGAGCCGGCAGGCCGCGGCGCTGGTGCGCTCGATGCGGCCGCTGGCACAGGCGCGGGTGCTGGACGTGGGCACGGGCTCGGGCGTGTGGGGCGCGGCCTTCGGGTTGGCGGACCCCACGTCGCACGTGACGTACCTGGATTCGCCCCACGTGCTGGACGCGGTGCGCCCCCACCTGGCGAAGCTGAAGCTGGAGGCCCGCTCCGAGCTGTGGGCGGGGGACTGCCTCTCGGTGGACTACGGCGAGTCCCGCTTCGACGTCATCCTGCTGCCGCAAATCATCCCCGCGCTGCCGTCAGCGGAGCTGCCCGGCTTCTTCGCGCGGCTGGCCCGGGCGCTGCGTCCCGGCGGGCTGCTGCTCATCTCCGGCTACCTGCTGACGGACCGGCGCGACGGTCCGCTGGACGCGCTCTACTTCGCGCTGCGCCGCTACGTGACGAACGAGGGGGACGTGCTGTCGCTGCCGGAGTTCCGCGCGCTGCTGGGGCCGGTGGGCCTCACGCAGGCGCGTGGCTTCGACATGCCCATCCAGCAGGTCGTCATCGCCCACCGGGGCGACGTCGCGTGGCCGGCCGCCGCCCCCGCCGCCTGA
- a CDS encoding pyridoxal phosphate-dependent aminotransferase, whose translation MEPLRTFFMEDYLEGSRFTARFNLGESGGRPVTVGELLLGSGVSAERAAEVFLSTPLNDSPNWGRADLRDAVAAMHPGATRDNVLITTGTSEALLLLFRQLRPRKVALAWPAFQLLYELPQRQGAEVVRLPVCWDTRGVPSVDADLWLERLEREQPDTVIINNPHNPSGLVLDAELLAAVDRWAERTGATVVGDEHYRFLSSETSVLGASVYRPGPRHFVTGSFIKCLGCPGLRIGWTVGDTAMLARMQNEKNYTTHTVNPVTEWVAREVLRDLNSPALSRAREDWLRNRATLAAFLERSRGVYGVAPRGGLVTCIGLREARDDAGAEALLKALSDAGVFVLPLSAMEAGSPEGTHPLARGHGFRLGLGISPERFPEALEAIERATAR comes from the coding sequence ATGGAACCGCTGCGTACCTTCTTCATGGAGGACTACCTGGAGGGCTCGCGCTTCACCGCGCGCTTCAACCTGGGGGAGTCCGGTGGACGCCCCGTCACCGTGGGCGAGCTGCTCCTCGGCTCGGGCGTCAGCGCCGAGCGCGCCGCCGAGGTGTTCCTCTCCACGCCCCTCAACGACAGCCCCAACTGGGGCCGCGCGGACCTGCGCGACGCGGTGGCGGCGATGCACCCGGGCGCCACCCGCGACAACGTCCTCATCACCACCGGCACCAGCGAGGCGCTGCTGCTGCTCTTCCGCCAGCTCCGCCCACGCAAGGTGGCCCTGGCCTGGCCCGCCTTCCAGCTCCTCTACGAGCTGCCCCAGCGGCAGGGCGCGGAGGTGGTGCGGCTGCCCGTGTGCTGGGACACGCGCGGCGTTCCGTCCGTGGACGCGGACCTGTGGCTGGAGCGGCTGGAGCGCGAGCAGCCCGACACCGTCATCATCAACAACCCGCACAACCCCAGCGGCCTGGTGCTGGACGCGGAGTTGCTGGCGGCGGTGGACCGGTGGGCGGAGCGGACGGGCGCCACGGTGGTGGGGGACGAGCACTACCGCTTCCTGTCCTCGGAGACCTCCGTGCTGGGCGCGTCCGTGTACCGGCCGGGCCCGCGCCACTTCGTCACCGGCTCCTTCATCAAGTGCCTGGGCTGCCCGGGGCTGCGCATCGGCTGGACGGTGGGCGACACGGCCATGCTGGCGCGGATGCAGAACGAGAAGAACTACACGACGCACACCGTGAACCCGGTGACGGAGTGGGTGGCGCGCGAGGTGCTGCGGGACTTGAACAGCCCGGCGCTGAGCCGCGCGCGCGAGGACTGGCTGCGCAACCGCGCCACGCTCGCGGCCTTCCTGGAGCGCTCGCGGGGCGTCTACGGCGTGGCGCCGCGCGGCGGGCTCGTCACCTGCATCGGCCTGCGGGAGGCCCGGGACGACGCCGGCGCGGAGGCGCTGCTCAAGGCCTTGTCGGACGCGGGCGTGTTCGTCCTGCCGCTGAGCGCCATGGAGGCGGGGTCGCCGGAGGGCACGCACCCGCTGGCGCGGGGGCACGGCTTCCGGCTGGGGTTGGGCATCTCGCCCGAGCGCTTCCCCGAGGCCCTGGAGGCCATTGAGCGCGCCACGGCGCGCTAA
- a CDS encoding fatty acid desaturase: MSAALQEDSDAQPSSAARPVRGVHPASIAARLRAEYAREVAALGYHAHSVPGALAHLALHLGLAVAVAAAFELLLSHAPRAAWLGYPLVAFLIATRFRAVGNMLHEACHGMLVRGKRHNRNLGHLLAVLDLTALDPYRRDHFTHHLHLGDAQKDLDFQPRRRFGFADPGRPFVKSHLLRPLLLIHLPAFIRPVLFHREDPAWVTLTRWAFIGGLLAVAHFAVGWDVFLRAYLVPYFVAYQVIRYWSDAVDHAGIISSADEFHRSRNHVFAWGWLNRLLFPRNDEYHLTHHLFPAVPTPFQGRVHRLLLRDAEYAARDHAFSALTR, encoded by the coding sequence GTGAGCGCCGCGCTCCAGGAGGACAGCGACGCCCAGCCGTCTTCGGCCGCCCGGCCCGTCCGAGGCGTACACCCGGCCTCCATCGCCGCGAGGCTCCGCGCCGAATACGCGCGAGAGGTCGCCGCGCTCGGCTACCACGCGCACTCGGTGCCGGGGGCGTTGGCCCACCTGGCGCTGCACCTGGGCCTGGCCGTGGCCGTGGCGGCGGCCTTCGAGCTGCTGCTGTCACACGCCCCGAGGGCCGCGTGGCTCGGCTACCCCCTGGTCGCCTTCCTCATCGCGACGCGCTTTCGCGCGGTGGGCAACATGCTCCACGAGGCGTGTCACGGCATGCTCGTGCGCGGCAAGCGACACAACCGGAACCTGGGGCACCTGCTGGCGGTGCTCGACCTGACGGCGCTGGACCCGTACCGGCGGGACCACTTCACCCACCACCTGCACCTGGGGGACGCGCAGAAGGACCTGGACTTCCAGCCGCGCCGCCGCTTCGGCTTCGCGGACCCGGGCCGGCCCTTCGTGAAGTCGCACCTGCTGCGGCCCCTGCTGCTCATCCACCTGCCCGCGTTCATCCGCCCGGTGCTGTTCCACCGCGAGGACCCGGCCTGGGTGACGCTGACGCGGTGGGCCTTCATCGGGGGGCTGCTCGCGGTGGCGCACTTCGCCGTGGGTTGGGACGTCTTCCTGCGCGCCTACCTCGTGCCCTACTTCGTCGCCTACCAGGTCATCCGCTACTGGTCGGACGCGGTGGACCACGCGGGCATCATCTCCTCCGCGGACGAGTTCCACCGCTCCCGCAACCACGTCTTCGCGTGGGGCTGGCTCAACCGGCTGCTCTTCCCACGCAATGACGAGTACCACCTCACGCACCACCTCTTCCCGGCGGTGCCCACGCCCTTCCAGGGGCGCGTGCACCGGCTGCTGCTGCGCGACGCGGAGTACGCCGCGCGCGACCATGCCTTCTCCGCGCTGACGCGTTAG